A genomic window from Pagrus major chromosome 23, Pma_NU_1.0 includes:
- the LOC141019883 gene encoding perforin-1-like → MFLLNICVLAGLMLSLPQCAYQSCEEGKPKECLDAEFAPGTNLAGEGFDITKLERKGAFVIDVNRWKRKDKRCTLCSNPYLENKKQKLPLSVVDWRAQHSCSMKVASTVHRSSEALVKSSTSSVDNNWQVNLDLKVGKRGGSLMLAGSNSKLADYSMGKTKNDKYGFTSQSMSCEYYSYRVSGAPRLHKEFRKAVKQLPEIYSPDNKQQFYKLIDNFGTHYITKVKLGGSVESVTSIKQCEASLSGLSVEEVGMCLRAEASASVHITVSAQTEHCKKDIDKTDSKSAFSSLFNDRFTEIKGGHTTEPDLLFSAKKDPSAYKEWLNTLSQHPDIISYSLDSLHELLPTKDPVHQNLRSAISHYILEKGLWMNCSNHCQAKSHTSDSRDPCVCQCHNNRDVNQDCCPTRKGMARVIITVQRASGLWGDHTTATDGYVKVSFNHQMERTSVIPNNNNPHWAMTIDLGIQDLTAGNKVTLEVWDQDNIWYEGWDDDLLGKCEQFLSATEKVKEEVCVLQHGTLFYKWEVKCAPSLGGDLCTDYKPSPMNPSLKSLYVSRHARPVPKPILLEMGVFVGETSSGRNQSLRAESQEIVVI, encoded by the exons atgtttctgttgaaCATTTGCGTCCTTGCTGGTCTCATGCTGTCCCTCCCTCAGTGCGCGTATCAATCTTGCGAGGAGGGGAAACCCAAAGAGTGCTTGGATGCAGAATTTGCTCCAGGCACCAATTTGGCCGGGGAAGGTTTCGACATCACCAAACTGGAACGTAAGGGGGCCTTTGTGATCGACGTGAATCGGTGGAAACGCAAGGACAAGAGATGCACCCTGTGTAGCAACCCCTATCTAgagaacaaaaagcaaaagctCCCGCTGTCAGTGGTGGACTGGAGGGCACAGCACTCTTGCAGTATGAAAGTGGCCAGTACAGTCCACCGATCCAGTGAGGCTCTGGTCAAATCCAGCACCTCTTCTGTGGACAACAACTGGCAGGTCAATCTAGATCTTAAAGTAGGAAAAAGAGGAGGCTCATTGATGCTAGCTGGTTCCAACTCTAAACTGGCTGATTACTCTATGGGAAAAACTAAGAATGACAAGTACGGCTTCACAAGCCAAAGCATGTCCTGTGAGTACTACAG CTACCGAGTGTCCGGCGCTCCCAGGTTGCACAAAGAATTTCGCAAAGCAGTGAAACAACTCCCCGAAATCTACAGCCCTGACAACAAGCAACAATTTTACAAACTGATTGATAACTTCGGCACCCATTACATCACCAAG GTGAAGTTGGGAGGAAGTGTTGAGTCTGTGACCAGCATCAAGCAGTGCGAGGCCAGCCTGAGTGGCCTCAGTGTGGAAGAGGTGGGGATGTGCCTGAGAGCTGAGGCGTCCGCCAGCGTCCACATTACAGTTAGTGCTCAAACAGAACACTGCAAGAAGGACATTGACAAGACGGACAGTAAGTCCGCCTTCTCCAGCCTCTTCAACGACAG GTTCACAGAAATAAAGGGCGGGCATACGACGGAGCCAGACCTTCTCTTCTCTGCTAAGAAAGATCCATCAGCCTACAAGGAATGGCTGAACACATTATCACAGCATCCAGATATCATCTCATATTCCCTGGACTCACTGCATGAGTTACTGCCTACTAAAGACCCTGTCCACCAGAACCTGCGCTCGGCCATTAGCCATTACATCCTGGAGAAAGGCCTGTGGATGAACTGCAGCAACCACTGTCAGGCCAAGAGTCACACAAGCGACTCGAGGGATCCCTGCGTCTGCCAATGCCATAACAACCGAGATGTAAACCAAGACTGCTGCCCCACCCGTAAGGGCATGGCGCGGGTCATCATAACTGTACAACGGGCTTCTGGTCTTTGGGGAGACCACACCACAGCCACGGATGGTTATGTGAAGGTGTCATTCAACCATCAAATGGAACGGACTTCTGTCattcccaacaacaacaacccacaCTGGGCCATGACCATTGACCTGGGCATCCAGGATTTGACAGCAGGCAATAAAGTGACACTTGAAGTGTGGGATCAGGACAACATCTGGTATGAGGGCTGGGATGATGACCTGTTGGGAAAATGTGAGCAATTTCTGTCTGCAACAGAGAAGGTCAAAGAGGAGGTCTGTGTCCTGCAGCATGGTACGCTGTTCTACAAATGGGAAGTGAAATGTGCTCCAAGCCTGGGTGGAGATTTGTGCACTGACTACAAACCCTCACCTATGAATCCGAGTCTGAAGAGTCTGTATGTGTCCCGTCATGCCCGACCTGTTCCAAAGCCCATCCTGTTAGAgatgggtgtgtttgtgggcGAAACAAGCTCAGGGAGAAACCAGAGTCTTCGTGCAGAGAGTCAAGAGATAGTTGTGATATAA
- the paqr4a gene encoding progestin and adipoQ receptor family member 4a produces the protein MAFLNGPRLLDWANSPPHLQFNKYVLTGYRPISSVQDCIRSLFYLHNELGNIYTHGIPLVCFLVLLPLNIPWSQISVTWLGVVHFLACLSPQLGSVLYHLFMNHEGGEPVYHTLLKLDVCGICMINTLGALPIVYSTLLCYPFIRTVALLVYILLSSHAIYCAVTARSSVRRLRSFAWQALFRFSFFLLRWVGVGGGSPTSLRHFLMMDALAVLGGVINITRIPERFRPGLFDYWCNSHQIMHVLVVGSILYLHWGVLDDLLWINSYNCPSD, from the exons ATGGCATTTTTAAATGGACCCAGGCTGCTGGACTGGGCGAATTCACCTCCACATCTTCAGTTTAACAAGTACGTCCTGACGGGGTACCGGCCCATCTCCTCAGTGCAAGACTGCATCAGGAGCCTGTTCTACCTGCACAATGAACTTGGGAACATATACACTCACG gCATCCCTTTGGTTTGCTTCCTGGTGCTGCTGCCTCTCAACATTCCCTGGTCTCAGATCAGCGTCACGTGGTTGGGCGTGGTGCACTTCCTGGCCTGCCTATCGCCCCAGCTGGGCTCTGTGCTCTATCACCTCTTCATGAACCACGAGGGAGGGGAGCCGGTCTACCACACCCTCCTCAAACTCGACGTGTGTGGAATCTGCATGATCAACACACTGG GAGCGCTGCCCATCGTCTACAGCACTCTGCTGTGCTACCCGTTCATCCGCACTGTGGCCCTGTTAGTCTACATCCTTCTGTCCAGCCACGCCATCTACTGTGCCGTCACGGCTCGGAGCAGCGTTCGCCGGCTGCGCTCCTTCGCCTGGCAGGCGCTGTTCCgcttctctttcttcctgctGCGCTGGGTGGGCGTGGGCGGCGGCAGCCCCACCTCACTACGCCACTTCCTCATGATGGACGCGTTGGCTGTGCTGGGCGGGGTCATCAACATCACGCGCATCCCGGAGCGCTTCCGCCCGGGCCTCTTTGACTACTGGTGTAACAGCCACCAGATCATGCATGTACTGGTGGTGGGCTCCATCCTTTACCTGCACTGGGGTGTGCTGGACGACCTGCTGTGGATCAACAGCTACAACTGTCCCTCAGACTGA